The DNA region GTGAAGTGGGTCAATTTCGCCCTGGTCAATGCCGAGGAGGTCGGCGTGACCTCGCAGAACGCCACTGAGGCGCTCGGCTCCGCCAAGCCGGACGTGCGCCGGCTGGTCGGCGTCGAGGGCGACCTCGGCAAGAAGCTCGGCCTCGACGATGCGTGGGCGCTGCGCGCGGTGAAGGCGGTCGGCAATTATGCCGAGGTCTATGAGCGCAATGTCGGCACCAAGTCGCGCCTCGGTATTCCGCGCGGGCTGAACCAGCTCTGGTCGATGGGCGGCATCCTCTACGCCCCGCCGCTGCGCTGAACGCGCCCGGTCACCCGGCTTAGCCGACTGCGGGAGCCTGAACCCGCGGCCAAGATCAGCCCGTCTTCAGCCAGGAGCCGATGCGCTCCACCGCCTCGGCCATGTCGGCGGCCGAGCCGGCATAGGAGAAGCGGATGAAGTGGCGGCCGTCGTGGGGGTCGAAATCGACCCCCGGCGTTGCCGCCACCCCGGCCTCGGCCAGCATGCGGCGGGCAAAGGCGAGGCTGTCATTGGTGAAGCGGGACACGTCGGCATAGAGGTAGAAGGCGCCGTCGACCGGCAGGATGCGGTCGAAGCCGATCTTCGGCAGGCTGCTGGTGAGAATGCGGCGGTTCTCGATATAGCCGCGCTTCACCGCCTCCATCTCCTCGCGGCCATCGAACGCGGCCTCGGCGGCGACTTGACTCAAGGTCGGCACCGAGATGGCGAGGTTCTGCTGCAGACGCTCGACCGGGCGCACCAGCGGCTCCGGCACGACCATCCAGCCGACCCGCCAGCCGGTCATGCAGAAATATTTCGAGAACGAGTTGATCACGGTGGCGCGCTCCGACACCGCGACCGCGGTCGCCGCCGGGAAAGCGTAGTCGAGGCCGTGATAGATCTCGTCGGAGACGAAGCGTATGCCGGCATCCTCGGCCGCCGCGATCAGCGCGGCTAGCGCCTCGCCGGTCATCATGGTGCCGGTGGGGTTGGCGGGGCTCGCCACCAGGACGCCCGCAAGCGGGCTTCTGGCGTGCTCGGCCAGAAGCGTCTCGGGAGTGATCGCCCAGCGCGTCTCCGGCCCGGTCTCGATCAGCACCGGCTCGCAGCCCAGCGCCTTGAGGATCTGGCGGTAGGGCGGATAGCCGGGATTGGCGATGGCGACGCGGTCGCCCGGCTGGAACAGCGCCAGGAACGCCAGCACGAACGCCCCGGACGAGCCGGTGGTGACCACGATGCGCTCCGGCGACAGGTCGAACCCGAAAGTCTCGGCGTAGTAGCGGGCAATCCGGCCCCTGAGCGACGGAATGCCGAGCGCCGTGGTGTAGCCGATGCGGCCCTCCTCCAGGCAGCGCGCCGCCGCGGCCCGCGCGGTGGCCGGCGCCGGGGCGGCCGGCTGGCCGACCTCCAGATGCACCACACGGCCGCCGGCCGCCTCGATGCGGGCGGCTTCGGCCATGATGTCCATGACGATGAAGGGGGCGATGTCGGCGCGGGGCGCGGGGCGTAGAAGCGGATCGAGCGGGCTCAGCATGCCTTCGCATAGCGCACAGGTAGCCGACGGGAAACAGGTTCGGGGTGACAAGCGGAGCCAATCGCCTCAACAATTCCGCGACGCCTCATTGTTGCCGCCTCGCAGGTCGATTTGATGCGATCGGCCTTGCCCCCTATGGTCGCGTATTCGAGGCCGGACAGGAGACGCCGCCCGCAATGCCCGACCGTCAGCCCGCCCAACCGCGCACCGCTCCCCGGACCGGCCTGCCGCGACGGATCGCCGCCGCAGCCCTGGCGCTCGTGCTCGCCGTCACCACCGGCAGTCCCCAGCCGGCGGCCGCGCAGGGACAGCCGAAGCTGCCGATCGTCCGCGACGCCGAAACCGAGGCGCTGCTCAAGGACTACATGACGCCGGTTCTCAAGGCGGCGGGCCTCGCGAAGCAGAATGTCGAGGTGACGCTGATCAACGACCGGAATTTCAACGCCTTCGTTGCCGACGGGCGCCGCATTTTCGTCTTCCTCGGCACGCTGGTCGAGGCCAAGAACCCGAACGAGGTCATCGGCGTGCTGGCGCACGAGACCGGCCACATCGCCGGCGGCCATCTCGCCCGCATGCGCCAGCAGCTTGCCGCAGCGCAGACGGTGTCGATCGTCGCCTTCCTGCTGTCGCTCGGCGCCGTCGCCGCAGGCGCGGCGAGCGGCTCGGCGCGCGACACGAACCTCGGCGGCGCGCTGGGCGGCATCATGACCGGCCCGCAGGAGATGATCCGCCGGTCGCTCCTGTCCTATCAGCGCGGCGAGGAACAGGCGGCCGACCGGGCGGCCATCACCTATCTGCACGCCACCCACCAGTCGCCGAAGGGCATGCTGGACACGTTCCGCCGCCTGAGCGACCAGAGCCTGTTCATCTCGCGCGGCGTCGATCCCTACACGCTGTCGCATCCGCTCCCCCGGGAGCGCATCTCGCAGCTCGAGGAACTGGTCGCGAAAAGCCCCTACAAGGATGCGCGCGACCCGGCCGAGCTGCAGCTTCGCCACGATCTGATGCGGGCCAAGATCATCGGCTATTTCGATCGCGCCGACACGGTGGCCCGCCGCTATCCGCTAAGCGACACCAGCCTGCCGGCGCGCTACGCCCGCGCCATATCTGCCTACCGCTTCAAGCAGGTCCGCGAGGCGATCGCCCAGATCGACGGGCTCATCGCCACCCAGCCCAACAACCCCTATTTCCACGAGCTGAAGGGGCAGGCGCTGCTGGAGAGCGCGCGGCCGGCCGAAGCCATCGCGCCGCTGCGGCGGGCGGTGGCGCTGGCGCCGAACGCCAATCTGATCCGCATCATGCTGGGGCAGGCGCTGGTGGCGACCGGCGACAAGGCGCATGCCGAGGAAGCGATCCGCGAGCTGTCGCGGGCGCTGACCCGCGAGACCCTGGCCGCCGACGGCTACCGGCAGCTTGCCATCGCCTATGGCCGCAAGGGCGACATCGCCAATGCCGACCTCGCCTCCGCCCAGGCGGCGTTCGCCGGCGGCGAGTTCCAGACCGCGCGCCACCTCGCGGCCCGCGCCAAGACCCGCTTTGCCAATGGTTCGCCCGGCTGGCTCAAGGCCGACGACATCGAGAACTACAAGCCGCCCAAGCTCGACGGCAGAAGCTGAGCCGGGCACCGAGGCAACCTGCCCGCAAGGCCGGTGCGCGCTTTTGCGAGGAATGCTCTGAGTTGCCGAGTTGTCGCATTCCCTTCCGCGAAACCGGTTCCCACTTTTGCGCAGAATGCTCTAAGCCTGTCGGCAAAGGCCCCTCCGGTCCGGGTTCGAGACGAACGCCCGGCGGGGCCTCTGCCAAGCGATCCCCCGGTCCGTGTCGACCGGCCATCAAGGAGCCCCCGACCAATGACGCTCTTTTCCCTCACGGCGCGGACGGCCATGGCCGGCTTGGCGCTGCTCGCTGCCGCCGCTGTCGCCGCGCCGGCCTGGGCACAAACGGCCGCGCCGCTGACGCGCGAGGATGTCGAGAAGATCGTCCGCGAGACGATCGTGAAGAACCCGGAAATCCTCCAGGAGGCGCTGCAGGAGCTCGAGAAGCGCGCCAATGCCGACGAGGAGAAGCGCCGCAAGCAGGCGCTGTCCGCCAATCGCGATCAGCTGCTCAACTCGCCGAAGAGCGTCGTTATCGGCAACCCCAAGGGCGATGTCACGATTGTAGAGTTCTTCGACTACAATTGTGGGTTCTGCAAGCGCGCGCTCTCCGACCTCGTCGAACTGGTCAAGAGCGACGCCAATCTCAAGGTGGTGCTGAAGGACTTCCCGGTGCTCGGCGAGTCCTCGGTGCAGGCCGCCACGGTGGCGCTCGCCGCCAAGCTGCAGGCGACCCCGGCCAAGTATTTCGAGTTCCACCAGAAGCTGATGGGCGGCCGCGGCGAGGCGACGCGCGAGCGCGCGATGGCGGTGGCCAAGGAGGTCGGCTTCGACATGGCCCGCCTGACCAAGGACATGGAGTCGCCCGAGGTGATGGCGACGCTGCAGGAGAATTTCCGGCTGGCCCAGGATCTCGGCCTCACTGGAACGCCGAGCTATGTGGTCGGCGGCGAGGTGGTGGTCGGCGCCGTCGGGCTGGAGAAGCTGCGCGAGCAGCTGCGGGCGGCGCGCGCGGCCTGCCCGGAAAAGGACTGCTGAACGGAGACGCACTGATTCGAGCATGTCCGGGCGCCAGAAGCGGGGCCGCCGCATCGTCGCGGCCCCGTTCAGGCCAGCCGGACGCGCCCCCGCCCGCATCGGCGCAAAGCCTGTCAATGCCAAAAAAGTCTGAAAGTGCATGCCTGTCGGCCGGACATCCCGGCCCGACGCCGGGCGCCCGGAAATCCACGGGGCGGGCGGGTCGATACAGGCCGCTTTTCACCGGACACATCCATGCCTATAAGAGCGCCGGCGGGCGAACCGGTCGGCCGCGCCAGATGGGTCCGATGGTTGCAGTCTGCAATGGGTGCGATCATCGTCTTCTCGGAATCGGCTGTGGGCCGGATGGAAGCGCGCTCGCCGCGGCGCATCGGCATGACGGCGAGATCGGTCCGGCCGAGACGTATCCTGCGCGAAATCCCCCCGCGCATACGTGTTCAGTGCTCATTCGCGGCGAGCCGACCGCTCCGCCAAGCTGAAGGCGACGGTCTGAACCGGCGCCGGGAGATAGAATGTTGAAGCCCAAACCCGCCATCGATCCTGCCTTGATCCGCGAACTCGCGGAGCTGCTCAACGACACCGACCTCACCGAGGTCGAAGTGCAGCAAGGCGAACTGCGTATCCG from Blastochloris tepida includes:
- a CDS encoding M48 family metalloprotease translates to MPDRQPAQPRTAPRTGLPRRIAAAALALVLAVTTGSPQPAAAQGQPKLPIVRDAETEALLKDYMTPVLKAAGLAKQNVEVTLINDRNFNAFVADGRRIFVFLGTLVEAKNPNEVIGVLAHETGHIAGGHLARMRQQLAAAQTVSIVAFLLSLGAVAAGAASGSARDTNLGGALGGIMTGPQEMIRRSLLSYQRGEEQAADRAAITYLHATHQSPKGMLDTFRRLSDQSLFISRGVDPYTLSHPLPRERISQLEELVAKSPYKDARDPAELQLRHDLMRAKIIGYFDRADTVARRYPLSDTSLPARYARAISAYRFKQVREAIAQIDGLIATQPNNPYFHELKGQALLESARPAEAIAPLRRAVALAPNANLIRIMLGQALVATGDKAHAEEAIRELSRALTRETLAADGYRQLAIAYGRKGDIANADLASAQAAFAGGEFQTARHLAARAKTRFANGSPGWLKADDIENYKPPKLDGRS
- a CDS encoding DsbA family protein; translation: MTLFSLTARTAMAGLALLAAAAVAAPAWAQTAAPLTREDVEKIVRETIVKNPEILQEALQELEKRANADEEKRRKQALSANRDQLLNSPKSVVIGNPKGDVTIVEFFDYNCGFCKRALSDLVELVKSDANLKVVLKDFPVLGESSVQAATVALAAKLQATPAKYFEFHQKLMGGRGEATRERAMAVAKEVGFDMARLTKDMESPEVMATLQENFRLAQDLGLTGTPSYVVGGEVVVGAVGLEKLREQLRAARAACPEKDC
- a CDS encoding aminotransferase class I/II-fold pyridoxal phosphate-dependent enzyme, whose amino-acid sequence is MLSPLDPLLRPAPRADIAPFIVMDIMAEAARIEAAGGRVVHLEVGQPAAPAPATARAAAARCLEEGRIGYTTALGIPSLRGRIARYYAETFGFDLSPERIVVTTGSSGAFVLAFLALFQPGDRVAIANPGYPPYRQILKALGCEPVLIETGPETRWAITPETLLAEHARSPLAGVLVASPANPTGTMMTGEALAALIAAAEDAGIRFVSDEIYHGLDYAFPAATAVAVSERATVINSFSKYFCMTGWRVGWMVVPEPLVRPVERLQQNLAISVPTLSQVAAEAAFDGREEMEAVKRGYIENRRILTSSLPKIGFDRILPVDGAFYLYADVSRFTNDSLAFARRMLAEAGVAATPGVDFDPHDGRHFIRFSYAGSAADMAEAVERIGSWLKTG